A section of the Bryobacteraceae bacterium genome encodes:
- a CDS encoding EscN/YscN/HrcN family type III secretion system ATPase, which produces MRAERGWFDTGRFLRALQRCDPVRTGGTVMRTAGLLIESRGPAAAVGDFCEICTRSGARIRTQVIGFRDGLMLSMPLEETSGLQPGDPIVARPQAARVAVSGQLLGRVLDGFGQPMDAGPPIDADAFYDLYAAPPGPLEREPIHERLETGIRVIDGFLTVGRGQRVGIFGGSGVGKSTLLGSLVKNSDAEVCVLALVGERNREVRDFIEHELGPEGMRRSVLVVATSDRPSPLRVRACFVALAVAEFFRDQGRHVLLVADSVTRLAMAQREIGLAAGEPPSQKGYTPSVFQMLPRIFERAGNFRRGSITGFFTVLVEGDDLNEPITDAVRGILDGHIVLSRALANAGHYPAIDVLHSVSRLAPRLAGAKQREAAARLREALAVLHASEDLIRIGAYAAGTNPQLDTALKLEKELKALLRQRPEERTPFEELEARMARLAELS; this is translated from the coding sequence ATGAGGGCAGAGCGGGGCTGGTTCGATACGGGCCGATTCCTGCGGGCGCTGCAGCGTTGCGATCCCGTCCGCACCGGCGGCACGGTCATGCGAACGGCGGGGCTTCTCATCGAGTCGCGCGGTCCCGCGGCTGCCGTTGGCGATTTCTGCGAGATCTGTACGCGGTCCGGGGCGAGGATCCGCACCCAGGTGATCGGGTTCCGGGACGGGCTGATGCTTTCCATGCCGCTGGAGGAGACGTCAGGTCTTCAGCCCGGCGATCCGATTGTGGCCCGGCCGCAGGCTGCACGGGTTGCCGTCTCCGGGCAGCTCCTTGGGCGCGTGCTGGACGGCTTCGGCCAGCCGATGGACGCCGGCCCACCCATCGATGCCGACGCCTTTTACGACCTCTACGCAGCGCCTCCCGGGCCGCTGGAGCGGGAGCCCATTCATGAACGGCTGGAAACGGGCATCCGGGTCATTGACGGTTTTCTCACCGTAGGCCGCGGCCAGCGCGTGGGCATTTTCGGCGGCAGCGGAGTGGGCAAGAGCACGCTGCTTGGCAGCCTCGTAAAGAACTCTGACGCCGAAGTCTGCGTGCTGGCCCTGGTCGGCGAGCGGAACCGGGAGGTGCGCGATTTCATCGAGCACGAGCTCGGGCCGGAGGGAATGCGCCGCAGTGTGCTTGTCGTGGCGACGTCGGACCGGCCCTCGCCACTGCGCGTGCGCGCCTGCTTTGTCGCGCTGGCCGTCGCCGAGTTCTTCCGCGACCAGGGCCGGCATGTGCTGCTGGTGGCCGACTCGGTGACGCGTCTGGCGATGGCTCAGCGTGAGATCGGACTCGCCGCTGGCGAGCCGCCCAGCCAGAAGGGCTACACGCCCAGCGTTTTCCAGATGCTGCCGCGGATTTTCGAACGGGCGGGCAATTTCCGCCGGGGATCAATCACGGGCTTCTTCACCGTGCTGGTGGAAGGCGACGACCTCAATGAGCCGATCACGGACGCCGTCCGGGGCATTCTCGACGGGCACATTGTGTTGTCCAGGGCTCTGGCCAACGCGGGTCATTACCCGGCCATCGATGTGCTTCATTCCGTTTCGAGGCTGGCGCCGCGGCTGGCGGGCGCAAAACAGCGGGAGGCGGCGGCCCGGCTGCGGGAAGCGCTGGCAGTGCTGCATGCCTCCGAGGACCTCATCCGGATCGGTGCCTACGCCGCCGGCACGAATCCGCAACTCGACACGGCGCTGAAACTCGAAAAGGAGCTGAAGGCGCTGCTCAGACAGCGCCCCGAAGAGCGTACGCCGTTTGAGGAACTTGAGGCGCGCATGGCGCGCCTGGCGGAGCTTTCATGA
- the ribA gene encoding riboflavin biosynthesis protein RibBA: protein MPFARIPDAIEAFRRGQMLVVVDDEDRENEGDLTLAAEFATPEAINFMAKYGRGLICLALAPEICDRLNLPLMSPRNTSQFGTAFCEAIDAATGVTTGISAADRARTIQVAIDPNSTPADLARPGHVFPLRAREGGVLVRSGQTEAAVDLARLAGLRPGGVICEIMNDDGTMARLPELERFCAEHGLLMISVADLIRHRLEHERIVRRAAEGLLRTDIGEFHTISYSSSIDPETHLALVHGEPWKREVALVRMHSRCTYGDVFHSVECDCHRILRSALEKIVAEGAGVVVYLHQTGPGIRQIAPGPEGGLPRLVSHTRAYMHYASPEGQRLLQHETGIGAQILADLGLRKIRLLTNHPRKVVALEGFNIEIVGQIPV, encoded by the coding sequence ATGCCATTTGCCAGAATTCCTGATGCGATCGAGGCGTTCCGCCGCGGCCAGATGCTGGTGGTGGTGGACGACGAGGATCGCGAGAACGAGGGCGACCTGACGCTGGCGGCGGAGTTCGCCACGCCCGAAGCGATCAACTTCATGGCCAAGTACGGCCGGGGCCTGATCTGTCTGGCGCTGGCGCCGGAGATCTGCGACCGGCTGAACCTGCCGCTGATGTCGCCGCGGAACACGTCGCAGTTCGGCACTGCCTTCTGCGAGGCCATCGACGCGGCGACGGGCGTGACGACGGGCATCAGTGCGGCCGACCGGGCGCGGACGATTCAGGTGGCGATCGACCCGAATTCGACACCGGCGGACCTGGCTCGGCCGGGGCACGTGTTTCCGCTGCGGGCGCGGGAAGGCGGCGTGCTGGTGCGTTCGGGCCAGACAGAGGCGGCGGTGGACCTGGCGCGGCTGGCCGGGCTGCGGCCCGGGGGCGTGATCTGCGAAATCATGAACGACGACGGCACGATGGCGCGCCTGCCGGAGCTGGAGCGCTTCTGCGCCGAACACGGGCTGCTGATGATCTCGGTCGCCGACCTGATCCGCCACCGGCTGGAACACGAGCGCATCGTGAGGCGTGCGGCCGAAGGGTTGCTGCGCACGGACATCGGCGAGTTTCACACAATTTCTTACTCCTCATCCATTGACCCCGAAACGCACCTGGCATTGGTGCACGGCGAGCCCTGGAAGCGGGAGGTGGCGTTGGTGCGGATGCACAGCCGGTGCACGTACGGCGACGTGTTTCACTCGGTGGAGTGCGACTGTCACCGCATCCTGCGCTCGGCGCTCGAAAAGATCGTGGCCGAGGGCGCGGGCGTGGTCGTCTATCTGCATCAGACGGGGCCGGGAATCCGGCAGATTGCCCCGGGCCCTGAAGGCGGACTGCCGCGGCTGGTCTCCCATACGCGCGCCTACATGCACTATGCGTCGCCTGAGGGCCAGCGCCTGCTTCAGCACGAGACGGGCATCGGGGCGCAGATCCTGGCCGATCTGGGGCTGCGGAAGATCCGCCTGCTGACCAACCATCCGCGCAAGGTGGTCGCGCTGGAGGGGTTCAACATCGAGATTGTGGGCCAGATCCCGGTGTGA
- the egl2 gene encoding endoglucanase, with the protein MRILFLSAFLAISAAAQAPNAAIRLDQAGYLPAAPKLAFVAADPPAKEFTVRRANDAKIVFRGRLSAPLDDPDAGDRVQTADFSPLRSAGRYYIEVPNIGRSWEFEIGPRVYDRVLYLAMRSYYGQRCGTAVDLGHEFPGYRYGACHRTGAWHDSSGRSGPAPSAKGWHDAGDYGRYVVNSGITTGTLLWTFELFRPVAEKLRLNIPESGDKTPDFLDEIRWNLEWLLAMQDADGGVWHKQTSEKFAPFIMPDQDTMASYIIGTGAPPFKSTCATADLAAVMAIAARVWPALDADFARRARAAAEAAWAWAEKNPSVPFTNPRGVSTGAYGDRDCSDEMLWAASELWRTTRNEKYSSYFLANWEKFRPMIAHDRPPAWPQVAPLALWGWALSGGEKSGEIRSLILAAADGLAARTAKNGHRVSLLRRDYVWGSNSVAANYGFQLLVAHRLQPRPQYLEAAADNLHYLLGRNPMSVCYVTRVGANPVRHPHHRPSGADSNTAPWPGLLAGGPNARRQDPAMKKIPEGTPPAKMFLDDQESYATNEVAINWNAPLVLLLAGVISGQ; encoded by the coding sequence ATGCGGATCCTCTTTCTCTCGGCCTTCCTTGCGATCAGCGCGGCCGCACAGGCGCCCAACGCCGCCATCCGTCTCGATCAGGCGGGCTACCTCCCCGCCGCCCCCAAGCTCGCCTTCGTGGCGGCGGACCCACCAGCTAAGGAATTCACCGTGCGCCGGGCCAATGACGCGAAAATCGTCTTCCGCGGCCGCCTCAGCGCCCCGCTCGACGATCCGGACGCCGGTGACCGCGTCCAGACGGCCGACTTCAGTCCGCTCCGAAGCGCCGGCCGATACTACATCGAAGTCCCGAACATCGGCCGGAGCTGGGAATTCGAAATCGGACCGCGCGTCTACGACCGCGTCCTCTATCTCGCCATGCGGTCCTATTACGGGCAGCGCTGCGGTACGGCCGTGGACCTCGGCCACGAATTCCCCGGCTACCGCTACGGCGCCTGTCACCGCACCGGCGCCTGGCACGACTCCAGCGGGAGGTCCGGCCCCGCGCCCTCGGCCAAAGGCTGGCACGATGCGGGCGACTACGGCCGCTATGTGGTGAACTCCGGCATCACGACCGGAACCCTGCTCTGGACGTTCGAATTGTTCCGCCCAGTGGCGGAAAAACTCCGGCTCAATATTCCGGAATCAGGTGACAAAACTCCCGATTTTCTCGACGAAATCCGCTGGAATCTCGAGTGGCTGCTTGCCATGCAGGACGCCGATGGCGGCGTCTGGCACAAGCAGACCAGCGAGAAATTCGCCCCCTTTATCATGCCGGATCAGGACACCATGGCCAGCTACATCATCGGCACAGGAGCCCCGCCATTCAAGAGCACCTGTGCTACCGCGGACTTGGCCGCGGTGATGGCCATCGCCGCCCGCGTCTGGCCGGCTCTTGACGCGGACTTCGCGCGCCGGGCGCGCGCCGCAGCCGAGGCCGCCTGGGCATGGGCCGAAAAGAACCCGTCCGTCCCGTTCACGAACCCCAGGGGCGTTTCCACCGGAGCCTACGGTGACCGCGACTGCTCCGACGAGATGCTCTGGGCCGCGTCGGAACTCTGGCGGACGACACGGAACGAAAAATACAGCAGTTATTTCCTCGCAAACTGGGAGAAATTCCGTCCGATGATCGCTCACGACCGCCCTCCTGCCTGGCCGCAGGTCGCCCCGCTCGCGCTGTGGGGATGGGCGCTGTCCGGAGGCGAAAAGTCTGGCGAAATCCGCAGCCTCATCCTGGCCGCGGCCGACGGGCTTGCCGCGCGCACCGCGAAAAACGGCCACCGCGTCAGCCTGCTGCGCAGGGATTACGTCTGGGGCTCGAACTCGGTGGCCGCGAACTACGGCTTTCAGCTTCTGGTCGCCCACCGCCTGCAGCCCAGGCCGCAATACCTGGAAGCGGCGGCGGACAACCTCCACTACCTCCTCGGCCGCAACCCGATGTCGGTCTGCTACGTGACGCGCGTGGGCGCCAATCCCGTCCGCCACCCCCACCACCGGCCTTCCGGCGCAGACTCCAACACGGCGCCCTGGCCCGGCCTCCTTGCTGGCGGACCCAACGCCCGGCGCCAGGATCCGGCCATGAAAAAGATCCCCGAGGGAACGCCTCCGGCGAAAATGTTCCTGGACGACCAGGAGTCCTACGCCACCAACGAAGTGGCCATCAACTGGAATGCGCCCCTCGTTCTCCTGTTGGCTGGCGTCATCAGCGGCCAATGA
- the trpD gene encoding anthranilate phosphoribosyltransferase: MALLNYLHKVLDRESLSSAEAMEAMAEILQGRATTAQIAAFLAALRVKGETADELLGMALAMRDHSVQVEHGITDQPVLDTCGTGGDHRGTFNISTAAAFVAAACGVAVAKHGNRSLSSRCGSADVLEALGARILTDAAEIARSIRETGIGFLFAPALHPAMRHAQAARAELKTRTVMNLLGPLTNPARATAQLVGAPSLRAAELMAVTLAGLGLERGCVAHGEDGLDEVSTTAPTHLLSIVHGAIEHRVVQPEDFGVERAGLEDLLGGSAEDNAGILRAVLEGRRGPQRDIVLVNTAVALHAAGVAADWAEGMARAAEAIDSGAAAERLRRFVEFTREAAG, from the coding sequence ATGGCGTTGCTGAATTACCTGCACAAGGTGCTTGACCGCGAGTCTCTGTCGAGCGCAGAGGCGATGGAGGCGATGGCGGAAATTCTGCAAGGGCGGGCGACGACGGCGCAGATTGCCGCCTTTCTGGCCGCGTTGCGGGTGAAAGGAGAGACGGCGGACGAGCTGCTGGGGATGGCGCTGGCGATGCGCGATCATTCGGTGCAGGTGGAACATGGGATCACGGACCAGCCGGTCCTGGACACGTGCGGCACCGGGGGCGACCACCGCGGGACTTTCAATATCAGCACGGCGGCGGCGTTTGTGGCGGCGGCGTGCGGGGTGGCGGTGGCCAAGCACGGCAACCGGTCGCTGTCATCGCGGTGCGGGAGCGCGGACGTGCTGGAGGCGCTGGGGGCAAGGATCCTGACCGACGCGGCCGAGATTGCGCGTTCGATCCGCGAGACGGGGATCGGGTTCCTGTTTGCGCCGGCGCTGCATCCGGCGATGCGGCACGCGCAGGCGGCGCGGGCGGAACTGAAGACGCGGACGGTGATGAACCTGCTGGGGCCGCTGACGAACCCGGCGCGGGCGACGGCACAACTGGTGGGCGCGCCGTCGCTGCGGGCGGCGGAGCTGATGGCGGTGACGCTGGCGGGGCTTGGGCTGGAGCGGGGCTGCGTGGCGCACGGCGAGGACGGGCTGGACGAAGTGTCGACGACGGCGCCGACGCACCTCCTGAGCATCGTGCACGGGGCCATTGAGCATCGCGTGGTGCAGCCCGAAGATTTCGGGGTGGAGCGGGCGGGGCTCGAAGACCTGCTGGGCGGCAGCGCCGAGGACAATGCGGGGATTCTGCGCGCGGTGCTGGAAGGGCGGCGGGGGCCGCAGCGGGACATCGTGCTGGTGAACACGGCGGTGGCGCTGCACGCGGCAGGAGTGGCGGCGGACTGGGCCGAGGGGATGGCGCGGGCGGCCGAGGCGATTGACAGCGGCGCGGCCGCGGAGCGGCTGCGGCGGTTCGTCGAATTTACCCGCGAGGCGGCGGGCTGA
- the sucC gene encoding succinate--CoA ligase [ADP-forming] subunit beta codes for MQGFFRAYHKPNPMKIHEYQAKQILARYGVPIPRGRVAETPDEARAIAAEIGARVVVKAQIHAGGRGKGGGVQLAGTPDEAAQVASRILGMTLVTHQTGPEGRLVRRVLVEETLPIAQELYAGIVLDRSQGRPVLMASAAGGMEIEEVAARSPELILKQSFDPGDGLLPFQARRLAYGIGLQGAAASAAAKLFQALARAWVDTDASLAEINPLIVTEDQRVIALDAKFNFDDNALYRHPDIAALRDIHEEDPLEVEASKYGLNYIKLDGNVGCMVNGAGLAMATMDIIKYAGGSPANFLDVGGGANQEQITNAFRILMSDPHVRAVLINIFGGILRCDTLAAGVVAAARQLNFRLPLVIRMEGTNVEEGRRILRESGLNFVVAEGMKDAAEKVVALASQS; via the coding sequence ATGCAGGGCTTTTTCAGAGCCTACCACAAGCCGAATCCCATGAAAATTCACGAATACCAGGCCAAGCAGATCCTCGCCCGCTATGGCGTGCCCATTCCGCGCGGCCGCGTCGCCGAAACGCCCGACGAGGCCCGCGCCATCGCCGCCGAAATCGGCGCCCGCGTCGTCGTCAAGGCTCAGATCCACGCCGGCGGCCGCGGCAAGGGCGGCGGCGTCCAACTCGCCGGCACGCCCGACGAGGCCGCTCAGGTCGCCTCCCGGATCCTTGGCATGACCCTCGTCACCCATCAGACCGGCCCCGAAGGCCGCCTCGTACGCCGCGTCCTCGTCGAAGAAACCCTGCCCATCGCCCAGGAACTCTACGCCGGCATCGTCCTCGACCGCTCCCAGGGCCGGCCCGTCCTGATGGCCTCCGCCGCCGGCGGCATGGAAATCGAAGAGGTCGCCGCCCGCTCGCCCGAGCTCATCCTCAAACAGTCTTTTGATCCCGGCGACGGCCTGCTCCCCTTCCAGGCACGCCGCCTCGCCTACGGCATCGGTCTCCAGGGCGCCGCCGCCTCCGCCGCCGCTAAGCTCTTCCAGGCCCTCGCCCGCGCCTGGGTCGACACCGACGCCTCTCTGGCCGAAATCAACCCTCTCATCGTCACCGAAGACCAGCGCGTCATCGCCCTCGACGCCAAGTTCAACTTCGACGACAACGCCCTCTACCGCCACCCCGACATCGCCGCCCTCCGCGACATCCATGAGGAGGACCCCCTCGAAGTCGAGGCCTCCAAATACGGCCTCAACTACATCAAGCTCGATGGCAACGTCGGCTGCATGGTCAACGGCGCCGGTCTCGCCATGGCCACCATGGACATCATCAAATACGCCGGCGGCAGCCCCGCCAACTTCCTCGACGTCGGCGGCGGCGCCAATCAGGAGCAGATCACCAACGCCTTCCGCATCCTCATGTCGGATCCCCATGTCAGGGCCGTCCTCATCAACATCTTCGGCGGCATCCTCCGCTGCGACACCCTCGCCGCCGGCGTCGTCGCCGCCGCACGCCAGCTCAACTTCCGCCTCCCCCTCGTCATCCGCATGGAAGGCACCAACGTCGAAGAGGGCCGCCGCATCCTCCGCGAATCCGGCCTCAACTTCGTCGTCGCCGAAGGCATGAAGGACGCCGCCGAAAAGGTCGTCGCACTCGCCAGCCAGTCTTGA
- the sucD gene encoding succinate--CoA ligase [ADP-forming] subunit alpha, which translates to MSILVNRNTRVLVQGFTGREATFHAQQCIAYGTNIVGGVTPGKGGTTHLDRPVFDTVAEAVRATGADTSVIFVPPAFAADAIMEAADAGIRLIVCITEGIPALDMVRAWRFLKDHPGTRLIGPNCPGIITPGECKIGIMPGHIHRPGPVGVVSRSGTLTYEAVGQLTALGIGQSTCIGIGGDPIIGTTHVDALRLFNEDPQTEAIIMIGEIGGTAEEEAAAYVKQHVRKPVVGFVAGQTAPPGRRMGHAGAIISGGSGKASDKMAAMEAAGIIVCRTPAEIGRRAKEALKL; encoded by the coding sequence ATGAGCATTCTGGTCAACAGGAATACGCGCGTGCTCGTCCAGGGCTTCACCGGCAGGGAAGCCACCTTCCACGCCCAGCAGTGCATCGCCTACGGAACCAACATCGTCGGCGGCGTCACCCCAGGCAAGGGCGGCACCACCCACCTCGACCGCCCCGTCTTTGACACCGTCGCCGAGGCCGTCCGCGCCACCGGCGCCGACACAAGCGTCATCTTCGTGCCCCCCGCCTTCGCCGCCGACGCCATCATGGAGGCCGCCGACGCCGGCATCCGCCTCATCGTCTGCATCACCGAAGGCATCCCCGCTCTCGATATGGTCCGCGCCTGGCGCTTCCTCAAGGACCATCCCGGCACCCGCCTCATCGGCCCCAACTGCCCCGGCATCATCACCCCCGGCGAGTGCAAAATCGGCATCATGCCCGGTCACATCCACCGCCCGGGCCCCGTCGGCGTCGTCTCCCGCTCCGGCACCCTCACCTATGAGGCCGTCGGCCAGCTCACCGCACTCGGCATCGGCCAAAGCACCTGCATCGGCATCGGCGGCGACCCCATCATCGGCACCACCCACGTCGACGCCCTGCGCCTCTTCAATGAGGACCCTCAGACCGAGGCGATCATCATGATCGGCGAAATCGGCGGCACCGCCGAAGAGGAAGCCGCCGCCTACGTGAAACAACACGTCCGCAAGCCCGTCGTCGGCTTCGTCGCCGGCCAGACCGCGCCCCCGGGGCGCCGCATGGGCCACGCCGGCGCCATCATCAGCGGCGGCTCCGGCAAGGCCAGCGACAAAATGGCCGCCATGGAGGCCGCCGGCATCATCGTCTGCCGGACCCCCGCCGAAATCGGCCGGCGCGCCAAAGAAGCGCTGAAACTCTGA
- the ndk gene encoding nucleoside diphosphate kinase encodes MAIERTLAIIKPDAVAAGNAGRIISMIEQAGFRILAMRMQTLTRPQAEGFYAVHRGKPFFEELVAFMTEGPVILMALEREDAIAKWREVMGATDPKKAAPGTVRALYGTDIGRNASHGSDAPETAAFELAWFFRGAELV; translated from the coding sequence ATGGCCATCGAACGCACACTCGCCATCATCAAGCCGGACGCCGTCGCCGCCGGCAACGCCGGCCGCATCATCTCCATGATCGAGCAGGCCGGCTTCCGCATCCTCGCCATGCGGATGCAGACGCTCACCCGCCCCCAGGCTGAAGGCTTTTACGCCGTCCACCGCGGCAAGCCCTTCTTTGAGGAGCTAGTCGCCTTCATGACCGAAGGCCCCGTCATCCTCATGGCCCTCGAGCGCGAAGACGCCATCGCCAAATGGCGCGAGGTCATGGGCGCCACCGACCCCAAGAAGGCCGCCCCGGGCACCGTCCGCGCCCTCTACGGCACTGACATCGGCCGCAACGCCAGCCACGGCTCGGACGCCCCGGAAACCGCCGCCTTCGAACTGGCCTGGTTCTTCCGCGGCGCGGAACTCGTCTGA
- the cas4-cas1 gene encoding CRISPR-associated exonuclease Cas4/endonuclease Cas1 fusion, protein MGAPLPAESEREPAAGRTLPDYLPARMVNEYVYCPRLFFYEWVEGIFVESADTIEGKQQHRRVDREGAPMAAPGEAEGEWKTRSVTLSSERHRLIARIDLIEGEGRRVTPVDYKHGRPRETAAGLEAWPSDRTQLAVQALILRENGYECDEGIVFYQETRQRVRVAMTPELVEETLKAAREAWETARRGVMPPPLAGSPKCPGCSLHPVCLPDETNWLRGVGRDGDERQLSLFGEPVPRKPAMSEGGVRRLVSARTELRPAYLDTQGLRVGRSGDVLVVKDEDKVVQELRIHDLCQLNLMGNIQVTTQAVQALCEEGVPVCYFSRGGWFYGVTTGLVTKNVFLRQMQFRLAAEPWFCLRLGRQLVAGKIRNQRTMILRNHVEPDARLLAEMKRMAEVAVRAKSLEELLGLEGNAARLYFEAFGGLIKTGEGTDVPKVFRLDFHGRNRRPPRDAVNALLSLGYSLLAKDLTVTCYAVGFDPMMGFYHQPRFGRPALALDLMEPFRPLVVDSAVIQAINTRMITEKDFVQAGPAVVLKPEGRKAFYRAYEQRMDTLVTHPLFEYRVSYRRLLEIQARLLARYMEGEIGEYPVFVTR, encoded by the coding sequence ATGGGTGCTCCGTTGCCTGCTGAGAGCGAACGGGAGCCGGCGGCGGGCCGGACGCTGCCGGACTATCTGCCGGCGCGGATGGTGAACGAGTACGTGTATTGTCCGCGGCTGTTTTTCTACGAGTGGGTGGAAGGCATTTTCGTCGAAAGCGCGGACACGATCGAGGGCAAGCAACAGCACCGGCGGGTGGATCGTGAGGGAGCGCCGATGGCGGCGCCCGGGGAGGCGGAGGGCGAGTGGAAGACGCGGTCGGTGACGCTGTCGAGCGAGCGGCACCGGCTGATCGCGCGGATCGACCTGATTGAGGGCGAGGGCAGGAGGGTGACGCCGGTTGATTACAAGCATGGACGGCCGCGCGAGACGGCGGCGGGGCTGGAAGCGTGGCCGTCGGACCGGACGCAGCTGGCGGTGCAGGCGTTGATCCTGCGGGAGAACGGCTACGAGTGCGACGAGGGGATCGTCTTTTACCAGGAGACGCGGCAGCGGGTGCGGGTGGCGATGACGCCGGAGCTGGTGGAGGAGACGCTGAAGGCGGCACGGGAAGCCTGGGAGACGGCGCGGAGGGGAGTAATGCCGCCTCCGCTGGCCGGGTCGCCGAAGTGTCCGGGCTGCTCGCTGCACCCGGTGTGTCTGCCGGATGAAACGAACTGGCTGCGGGGGGTGGGCCGGGACGGAGACGAGCGGCAACTGTCGCTGTTTGGCGAGCCGGTGCCGCGGAAGCCGGCGATGAGCGAGGGCGGAGTGCGGCGGCTGGTGTCGGCGCGGACGGAGCTGCGGCCGGCGTATCTGGACACGCAGGGGCTGCGGGTGGGACGCTCGGGCGACGTGCTGGTGGTCAAGGATGAGGACAAGGTGGTGCAGGAGCTGCGGATTCACGACCTGTGCCAACTGAATCTGATGGGGAATATCCAGGTGACGACGCAGGCGGTGCAGGCGCTGTGTGAGGAGGGGGTGCCGGTCTGCTATTTTTCCCGGGGGGGATGGTTTTACGGGGTGACGACGGGGCTGGTGACGAAGAACGTATTTCTGCGCCAGATGCAGTTCCGTCTGGCGGCTGAGCCGTGGTTTTGCCTGCGGCTGGGTCGGCAACTGGTGGCGGGCAAGATCCGGAACCAGCGGACGATGATCCTGCGCAACCACGTGGAGCCGGACGCGAGACTGCTGGCGGAGATGAAGCGGATGGCGGAAGTGGCGGTGCGGGCGAAATCGCTGGAAGAGCTGCTGGGGCTGGAGGGGAACGCGGCGAGGCTGTATTTTGAGGCGTTCGGGGGGCTGATCAAGACAGGAGAGGGCACGGACGTGCCCAAGGTGTTCCGACTGGATTTTCACGGGCGGAACCGTCGGCCCCCGCGGGATGCGGTGAACGCGTTGCTGTCACTGGGCTACAGTCTGCTGGCGAAGGACCTCACGGTGACGTGCTATGCGGTGGGTTTTGATCCGATGATGGGGTTTTACCACCAGCCCAGGTTTGGGCGGCCGGCGCTGGCGTTGGATCTGATGGAGCCGTTTCGGCCGCTGGTGGTGGATTCGGCGGTGATCCAAGCGATCAATACGCGGATGATTACGGAGAAGGACTTCGTCCAGGCCGGCCCTGCGGTGGTGCTGAAGCCGGAGGGGAGGAAGGCGTTTTACCGGGCCTATGAGCAGCGGATGGACACGCTGGTGACGCATCCATTGTTCGAGTATCGGGTGAGCTATCGGAGGCTGCTGGAGATCCAGGCGAGGTTGTTGGCGAGGTACATGGAGGGGGAGATTGGGGAGTATCCGGTATTTGTGACCCGCTGA
- the cas2 gene encoding CRISPR-associated endoribonuclease Cas2, whose amino-acid sequence MRNSYLVCYDISDDKRLRRVFQIMRGWGDHLQLSVFECQLTRAELAELKGELGEVIHHEQDQVLFVDLGPAEGRGDRVITAIGRPYTSFDAPCYVV is encoded by the coding sequence ATGCGGAACTCGTACCTGGTGTGTTACGACATCTCGGATGACAAGCGGCTGAGGCGGGTGTTTCAGATCATGCGGGGGTGGGGGGATCATCTGCAACTGTCGGTGTTTGAGTGTCAGTTGACGAGGGCGGAGCTGGCGGAGCTGAAGGGGGAGCTTGGGGAGGTGATCCATCACGAGCAGGACCAGGTGCTGTTTGTGGATCTGGGGCCGGCGGAAGGGCGCGGGGACCGGGTGATCACGGCGATCGGGCGTCCGTATACGAGCTTCGACGCGCCGTGTTATGTGGTTTGA